The following proteins come from a genomic window of Halorussus halophilus:
- a CDS encoding pyrroloquinoline quinone-dependent dehydrogenase has translation MSSDYPHARVHSTEDGQTIEYTIDGPQTIRQDGQQIPRLNVTEEMLLESGDDARSWLMYGGAYDQQRFTTADEITPENVSNLSLEYIVETEEEGTLEGTPVVVPSDPPIMYQTNGPDVLRAINARTGDVIWTYRYARDQQGPDEASAVWCCGSNNRGVAVLGDSLYMTTLDANLVAIDRYTGEQQWLYDSAPTGQGYSATWAPIVYDGSILNGSAGGEYGIRGFIESVDTTTGTREWRTWMTPEAQWVGDSWRRGAAPNWMSITVDADSDTLYANIGNPGPDVNGIVRPGPNVYSDSVVALDTESGDLEWYFQEVPHDWWDYDASTPPVLFDAEIYGENQRVVTHPGKDGWNYLLDAGDGKLYERSQEFCQHLNTWYLPQQTYDDSPWVMPSADGGSEWNPASYSRVTGNLHVKAMNYPSKFQWDADPEWNFPAQYLGGGFTVYPAMDDPGPAPDAWNGKVGLFSAVDPVTGEVVWQDEYDELSMGGSMSTTTGLTFTGNGSGEFIAYDSESGERLWQHQFDASVNASPMSWYDPGTGKQYVAVQAGGGGLRSPRNGNTVGVFSLRAGN, from the coding sequence ATGAGTTCTGACTATCCACACGCACGAGTCCACTCGACGGAAGACGGCCAGACTATCGAGTACACCATCGACGGCCCGCAGACGATTCGCCAAGACGGCCAGCAGATTCCGCGGCTGAACGTCACGGAGGAGATGCTACTGGAGTCTGGCGACGACGCCAGAAGTTGGCTCATGTACGGCGGGGCCTACGACCAACAGCGGTTCACGACCGCCGACGAAATCACGCCGGAGAACGTCTCGAACCTCTCGCTGGAGTACATCGTGGAGACCGAAGAGGAGGGAACGCTGGAGGGAACGCCGGTCGTGGTACCGTCGGACCCGCCCATCATGTACCAGACGAACGGGCCGGACGTGTTGCGTGCAATCAACGCCCGGACTGGTGACGTCATCTGGACGTACCGCTACGCACGGGACCAACAGGGACCTGACGAAGCCTCGGCAGTCTGGTGTTGTGGGTCGAACAACCGCGGGGTGGCGGTGCTGGGCGACAGCCTCTACATGACGACGCTCGACGCGAACCTCGTCGCTATCGACCGCTACACCGGTGAACAGCAGTGGCTGTACGACTCCGCGCCCACTGGACAGGGCTACTCGGCGACGTGGGCACCCATCGTCTACGACGGGAGCATCCTCAACGGGAGCGCGGGCGGGGAGTACGGCATTCGCGGATTCATCGAGTCGGTAGACACCACGACCGGCACGCGCGAGTGGCGCACGTGGATGACGCCCGAAGCACAGTGGGTCGGCGACTCGTGGCGTCGCGGGGCCGCGCCGAACTGGATGTCGATTACGGTCGATGCCGACTCCGACACGCTGTACGCCAACATCGGCAATCCGGGACCGGACGTGAACGGCATCGTCCGACCGGGACCCAACGTCTACTCGGACTCGGTCGTGGCGCTCGACACGGAGTCAGGCGATTTGGAGTGGTACTTCCAAGAGGTACCACACGACTGGTGGGACTACGACGCCTCGACGCCGCCGGTGCTGTTCGACGCCGAGATATACGGCGAGAATCAGCGGGTCGTCACGCACCCCGGGAAAGACGGCTGGAACTACCTGCTCGACGCCGGAGACGGCAAACTGTACGAGCGAAGCCAAGAGTTCTGCCAGCACCTCAACACGTGGTATCTACCCCAGCAGACCTACGACGACTCGCCGTGGGTGATGCCGTCGGCCGACGGCGGGTCGGAGTGGAACCCGGCCTCCTACAGCCGGGTGACGGGCAACCTCCACGTGAAGGCGATGAACTACCCGAGCAAGTTCCAGTGGGATGCAGACCCCGAGTGGAACTTCCCTGCCCAGTACCTCGGCGGCGGGTTCACGGTGTATCCGGCGATGGACGACCCCGGTCCGGCACCCGACGCGTGGAACGGCAAAGTCGGACTGTTCTCGGCGGTGGACCCGGTGACCGGCGAAGTTGTCTGGCAGGACGAGTACGACGAACTCTCGATGGGTGGGTCGATGAGTACGACGACCGGTCTGACTTTCACCGGCAACGGGTCGGGCGAGTTCATCGCCTACGACTCCGAGAGCGGTGAACGCCTCTGGCAACACCAGTTCGACGCCTCGGTCAACGCCTCGCCGATGAGTTGGTACGACCCCGGAACGGGCAAGCAGTACGTCGCAGTGCAGGCCGGTGGCGGCGGGCTTCGCTCTCCCCGGAACGGCAACACGGTCGGGGTGTTCTCGCTCCGGGCCGGGAACTGA
- a CDS encoding chymotrypsin family serine protease — protein sequence MAGLGLSGAALEYISKDALAAVTSNPEKEVPRLLGLVHTNHKEVVSNNAVPEREPRFYTIPRDEWARTEAVHNAATRISRRFTSEPFIEVEVSSSDSELGIAVHYYEVHHADGTESTPNISFEKVKEAVPSRTDGSVTSNGKEYKTTDLKVTVHKSRAKEQATFNSNYRPVPSGVQMGLSNECCCTLGTPATALQDNSQVWVTAGHCINRTAGNNVHQPKNPLIGSNKIGESRQYTQKGNGDLGTVVSSGPDNSYNIADKNGSYGWQVSGVLSRDKLKDMHSNGESLYQQGRTTGRNTGKILGVKTNSPERVKIDHNVKGGDSGGPFFHITTDNLALIAGINHASIDDDGDGTFDEARGDIMAWAEEVLDVRV from the coding sequence TTGGCGGGCCTCGGTCTGAGTGGTGCCGCACTAGAATACATCTCAAAAGACGCACTTGCGGCAGTTACCTCTAATCCTGAAAAAGAAGTTCCCCGACTTCTCGGACTCGTCCACACTAATCACAAAGAAGTTGTTTCAAACAATGCAGTTCCGGAACGAGAGCCGAGGTTCTATACTATTCCGCGAGATGAGTGGGCACGAACTGAAGCAGTTCACAACGCTGCGACAAGAATCAGTAGACGGTTCACATCCGAACCCTTTATCGAGGTAGAGGTTTCGTCAAGCGACTCCGAGTTAGGAATCGCGGTCCACTATTACGAGGTTCATCACGCAGATGGAACAGAGAGTACACCGAATATTTCGTTCGAGAAGGTTAAGGAAGCAGTACCATCACGTACTGACGGTTCGGTGACGTCAAATGGGAAAGAGTACAAAACGACTGACCTGAAAGTCACGGTTCACAAATCTCGTGCTAAAGAACAAGCGACCTTCAATTCGAATTACAGACCAGTTCCGAGCGGTGTTCAGATGGGACTCAGTAACGAGTGCTGTTGTACCTTAGGCACTCCAGCGACCGCACTACAAGACAACTCCCAAGTATGGGTTACAGCTGGACACTGTATCAATAGGACAGCAGGCAATAATGTTCATCAGCCAAAAAATCCTTTAATTGGCTCAAACAAAATCGGCGAGAGTCGTCAATATACCCAGAAAGGGAACGGCGACCTCGGAACAGTTGTCAGTAGCGGACCTGACAATTCCTACAATATAGCAGATAAAAATGGTTCGTACGGATGGCAGGTTTCTGGGGTACTCAGCCGTGACAAACTTAAAGACATGCATTCAAACGGGGAGTCCCTTTATCAACAAGGGAGAACAACAGGAAGAAATACTGGGAAAATCCTCGGTGTCAAAACAAACTCACCAGAACGAGTTAAAATCGACCACAATGTGAAAGGAGGTGATTCTGGAGGCCCATTTTTCCACATTACAACAGACAACCTCGCGCTCATCGCTGGAATCAATCACGCATCTATCGACGATGACGGGGATGGTACCTTCGATGAAGCCAGAGGAGATATTATGGCGTGGGCCGAAGAAGTCTTAGACGTAAGGGTGTAA
- a CDS encoding M20/M25/M40 family metallo-hydrolase, with product MNDFADYDADLRAFVEDLLCFDTTGGEEAPANEWFREQLDAMGFETYAWTADADELSSHRSFPDDPAEIAVENRPSVGGVLEFGDPDAGPTLVLNGHVDVVPVARESWSSDPFEPVWRESDDQNDDGDENNDDTEPTLTARGAADMKSGLATCVFAAKHLHDSDHDLDGRLVVESVVGEEAGGIGAAAAAQSNPYPFERDAAIIAEPTELRPIVASEGSLMKRLKLTGRSAHAATRWRGVDVLPYFEQIRREFASLESERGESVNHPLYERFPVPWPVVVGRVEAGSWASSVPAELTAELRIGVAPGETVVEVEAQFEERLAQLVADDEWLAEHPPEFERFSIQFEASEIDTDEPVVGALQRAMEANDLADTDPRGATYGADARHYIEAGIPTVMFGPGSIEQAHFPDETITWSEVLTAGEVLSGAAREFLSESST from the coding sequence ATGAACGACTTCGCTGACTACGACGCTGACTTGCGGGCGTTCGTCGAAGACCTGCTTTGCTTCGACACGACCGGCGGCGAGGAGGCACCCGCAAACGAGTGGTTTCGCGAGCAGTTGGACGCGATGGGCTTCGAGACCTACGCGTGGACTGCGGATGCAGACGAACTCTCCAGCCACCGCTCGTTCCCAGACGACCCCGCGGAAATCGCGGTCGAAAATCGCCCCTCGGTCGGTGGCGTCCTCGAATTCGGGGACCCCGACGCCGGACCGACGCTCGTGCTGAACGGCCACGTAGACGTGGTGCCAGTCGCCCGCGAGTCGTGGTCGAGCGACCCCTTCGAACCGGTCTGGCGCGAAAGCGACGACCAGAACGACGACGGTGACGAGAACAACGACGACACCGAACCCACTCTCACCGCTCGCGGTGCGGCCGACATGAAGTCCGGTCTCGCGACCTGCGTCTTCGCGGCGAAACACCTCCACGACTCCGACCACGACCTCGACGGCCGACTCGTGGTCGAGAGCGTCGTCGGCGAGGAAGCGGGCGGCATCGGCGCGGCCGCGGCCGCCCAGTCGAACCCCTATCCCTTCGAGCGCGACGCCGCGATTATCGCGGAACCGACCGAACTGCGACCTATCGTCGCCTCCGAGGGAAGCCTGATGAAGCGACTCAAGCTTACGGGGCGCTCCGCCCACGCCGCGACTCGCTGGCGGGGCGTGGACGTACTACCGTACTTCGAACAGATACGCCGCGAGTTCGCGTCCCTCGAATCGGAGCGCGGCGAGTCGGTGAACCACCCGCTCTACGAGCGGTTTCCCGTGCCGTGGCCTGTCGTGGTCGGCCGCGTCGAAGCCGGAAGTTGGGCCTCCTCGGTGCCTGCCGAACTCACCGCGGAGTTACGCATCGGGGTCGCGCCGGGCGAGACAGTAGTCGAAGTCGAAGCGCAGTTCGAAGAGCGACTCGCGCAACTCGTCGCCGACGACGAGTGGCTCGCGGAGCATCCACCGGAGTTCGAACGCTTCTCGATTCAGTTCGAAGCCTCAGAAATCGACACAGACGAACCAGTCGTCGGCGCGCTCCAGCGGGCGATGGAGGCGAACGACCTCGCCGACACAGACCCCAGAGGAGCGACCTACGGTGCGGACGCGCGCCACTACATCGAGGCTGGAATTCCAACTGTGATGTTCGGCCCCGGTAGCATCGAGCAGGCGCACTTCCCTGACGAGACGATTACGTGGTCCGAGGTCCTGACCGCTGGGGAAGTGTTGAGTGGTGCGGCGAGAGAATTCTTGAGCGAGTCCTCGACCTAA
- a CDS encoding DUF7119 family protein produces MRRNGSGEGPPTDRESPVGQPVVRGDARVTGQQADEAKAFDPDDPESVAEAADTVRQFAENTAGSEDNVFMLRGAAACAALVRGVGSYKAAAEESGGEVTVAFIRKWARVHDLPQSIRRYVAMGKIAPTAAKHIARVDGEERFQLAWAVLDSDLTVREVRSVASEVNGGTPVERALSNHGVTPGELTLSLPSETYRELRRAAAMEGKQPEDVVADALETWMEE; encoded by the coding sequence ATGCGTAGGAATGGATCCGGTGAGGGGCCACCGACCGACCGCGAGTCGCCGGTCGGTCAACCGGTCGTGCGCGGCGACGCGCGAGTCACGGGCCAGCAGGCCGACGAGGCGAAGGCGTTCGACCCCGACGACCCCGAGAGCGTCGCGGAGGCCGCCGACACGGTGCGGCAATTCGCCGAGAACACGGCCGGAAGCGAGGACAACGTCTTCATGCTCCGCGGGGCCGCCGCCTGCGCCGCGCTCGTTCGTGGCGTCGGGTCCTACAAAGCGGCCGCCGAGGAGTCCGGTGGCGAAGTCACCGTCGCGTTCATCCGCAAGTGGGCGCGAGTCCACGACCTCCCACAGTCGATTCGGCGATACGTCGCCATGGGGAAAATCGCGCCGACCGCCGCGAAGCACATCGCCCGCGTGGACGGCGAAGAGCGATTTCAACTGGCGTGGGCAGTGCTGGACAGCGACCTGACGGTCAGAGAGGTGCGCTCGGTCGCCAGTGAGGTCAACGGGGGGACGCCAGTCGAGCGCGCGCTCTCGAACCACGGCGTCACTCCGGGCGAACTGACCCTCTCCTTGCCGAGCGAGACGTACCGGGAACTCCGGCGTGCGGCCGCGATGGAGGGCAAACAGCCGGAAGACGTAGTCGCGGACGCGCTGGAAACGTGGATGGAAGAGTAA
- a CDS encoding nitrite/sulfite reductase, with product MPTKVENWKDEVYGNEIRQHLYRFAEEGWDAIPEDEHDAWFERFKWWGLYHQRAGQESYFMMRIGTPNGLLEPGQLRVVGEIAEEYATGPATNPEFGDAWADFTTRQAIQLHWINIEDVPDIFEKLENNGLSTQQACGDSWRNIVGNPMAGKDANEFVNADPVIHDLNETFKGDEDYANLPRKWKVSVAGSTDGSGQGDINDLAFEPAKKEIDGEEIRGFNVRVGGGLARKEPRLARDIDVFVKPEETADVAAGLSALFRDHGDRENRYKARIKFLVDEWGTEKVRAVLQEEYMDYPLESAGEDVRDQYTYNSGKQDGYGDLVGVHEQKDGDYYVGLDVLVGRMGAQDVLELADLAEEYGSGEARLSQRQNVLIPDVPEENLDEFLDEPLLDDYSPDPHPFMRGSVACTGTEFCSLSIVETKNRQVRLARWLRDNVELPDNVTDFHIHLSGCTASCAQPQIADVSLRGMKTRKNGEPVEALDIGLGGGLGEDPHFAEWVQERVAADEVPGAIQNLIQNYENLRDEGESFRDFIQRHEEDVLAELAEPEETDYEDPYMHNTKKTWYPYADEDDMDASPAPASPDDVPLSGDD from the coding sequence ATGCCGACCAAGGTCGAGAACTGGAAAGACGAGGTGTACGGCAACGAGATTCGCCAACATCTCTATCGCTTCGCCGAGGAGGGCTGGGACGCCATCCCCGAAGACGAACACGACGCGTGGTTCGAGCGGTTCAAGTGGTGGGGACTGTACCACCAGCGAGCGGGCCAAGAGAGCTACTTCATGATGCGCATCGGAACGCCCAACGGCCTGCTCGAACCGGGGCAACTCCGCGTCGTCGGCGAAATCGCCGAAGAGTACGCGACCGGTCCCGCGACGAATCCCGAATTCGGCGACGCGTGGGCTGACTTCACGACGCGACAGGCGATTCAACTGCACTGGATAAACATCGAGGACGTACCGGACATCTTCGAGAAACTGGAAAATAACGGTCTCTCGACCCAGCAAGCCTGTGGCGACTCGTGGCGAAACATCGTCGGCAACCCGATGGCCGGGAAAGACGCCAACGAGTTCGTCAATGCCGACCCAGTCATCCACGACCTCAACGAGACGTTCAAGGGCGACGAGGACTACGCGAACCTCCCGCGCAAGTGGAAGGTCAGCGTCGCTGGCTCCACGGACGGCTCCGGTCAGGGCGACATCAACGACCTCGCGTTCGAACCCGCGAAGAAGGAAATCGACGGCGAGGAAATTCGGGGCTTCAACGTCCGCGTCGGCGGCGGCCTCGCCAGAAAGGAGCCACGTCTCGCCCGCGACATCGACGTGTTCGTGAAACCCGAGGAGACCGCCGACGTGGCCGCCGGTCTTTCCGCGCTGTTCCGCGACCACGGCGACCGCGAGAACCGCTACAAGGCCCGCATCAAGTTCCTCGTGGACGAGTGGGGCACCGAGAAGGTTCGGGCCGTGCTGCAGGAGGAGTACATGGACTACCCGCTCGAATCGGCGGGCGAGGACGTGCGCGACCAGTACACCTACAACTCGGGCAAGCAGGACGGCTACGGCGACCTCGTCGGCGTCCACGAGCAGAAGGACGGCGACTACTACGTCGGTCTCGACGTTCTCGTGGGCCGGATGGGCGCGCAGGACGTGCTGGAACTCGCCGACTTAGCCGAAGAGTACGGCTCCGGCGAAGCGCGTCTCAGCCAGCGCCAGAACGTCCTGATTCCGGACGTTCCGGAGGAGAACCTCGATGAATTCTTGGACGAACCCTTGCTGGACGACTACTCGCCGGACCCTCACCCGTTCATGCGCGGTTCCGTTGCGTGTACCGGTACGGAGTTCTGCTCGCTATCCATCGTGGAGACGAAGAACCGGCAGGTGCGACTCGCCCGCTGGCTTCGGGACAACGTGGAACTGCCCGACAACGTGACGGACTTCCACATCCACTTGTCTGGTTGTACCGCATCTTGCGCACAACCGCAAATCGCGGACGTCAGCCTCCGTGGCATGAAGACGCGCAAGAACGGCGAACCGGTCGAAGCGCTCGACATCGGTCTCGGGGGCGGCCTCGGCGAGGACCCGCACTTCGCCGAATGGGTCCAAGAGCGCGTCGCCGCCGACGAGGTGCCCGGCGCGATTCAGAACCTCATCCAGAACTACGAGAACCTCCGCGACGAGGGCGAATCGTTCCGCGACTTCATCCAGCGCCACGAGGAGGACGTGCTGGCGGAACTGGCAGAGCCAGAAGAAACGGACTACGAGGACCCGTACATGCACAACACGAAGAAGACGTGGTATCCCTACGCCGACGAGGACGACATGGATGCCAGTCCCGCGCCCGCCTCGCCGGACGACGTGCCGCTGTCGGGTGACGACTGA
- a CDS encoding DUF6360 family protein, with translation MADRLMKVNAYTTLDLVDATVTGHGFEQDAPAVVNATAPRKNPDRVQLQVELDNMQEDHLPAHMEEFDLSPEQARKLADDLRKSAAKVEEATDSQDVASE, from the coding sequence ATGGCCGACCGTCTGATGAAGGTCAACGCGTACACGACGCTCGACCTCGTGGACGCGACGGTCACTGGCCACGGGTTCGAACAGGACGCACCTGCCGTCGTCAACGCGACTGCGCCGCGCAAGAACCCAGACAGGGTGCAGTTGCAGGTCGAACTCGACAACATGCAGGAAGACCATCTGCCAGCGCACATGGAAGAGTTCGACCTCTCGCCCGAGCAGGCCAGAAAGCTGGCCGACGACTTGCGAAAGTCCGCCGCGAAGGTCGAGGAAGCGACCGACTCGCAGGACGTGGCGAGCGAATAA
- a CDS encoding PAS domain S-box protein produces the protein MDSVGRGKISVLHVDDEPDVSELAATYLERESEDLEVTTASSPNAALDVLDTASIDCVVSDYDMPEMDGLAFLDAVREQYPDLPFILFTGKGSEEIASDAISAGVTDYLQKQVGTDQYTMLANRVRNAVEHYRTESALRESEERYRTVVERSHDGIYIYQGEQFIFVNDRACEISGYDEDELYDMNIWALVHEDDHARIKNIAKKRAMGEHSPSTYEARVVTKNDEIRHCEFSVQSITHDGEHAVLGSVRDITERRQAERRFKALIDQSTDILTVLDADGDIRYRSGAVEELLGYEQQELVGESAFGYMHPEDRDAVRAEFQRCLENPDYEAEATYRWKHKDGSWRVLESRARNHLDDPAIEGIVINSRDVTERQQAEQWYQALISNSTDILTVIDPDGTIRFESDSVESILGYDPEELVGESVFEYIHPDDQETVVETLQYGIENPESDHTATYRWRHADGDWRILESRGQNHLDDPAVEGLVINSRDVTARQEAQSALEAERNLTDSALDALDNIFFVLSPDGEFVRWSDKLKETTGYTAEEIDELPAETFVRDEDSERISSFIEAVIDTGQAKVEVDLLTKGGETIPHESHGVRLTDDDDELVGVCGIATDVTERKRRERDLAFFKQAVERVGIGVGIYDESGRFEYVNGHYAELLGTTREELLGTGIWEFATEYDRDDYEEFWDSFEDGETQVCETNYKRFDGGTVPGEGVTTRTEIHGEAYNIETVRDITERKARERELQRQNDYLQEFASIVSHDLKNPLNVAEGRMGLAKETGDTEHFEAAERAHDRIGQIIDDLLLLAQQGQAVDSEETVDVERVCEAAWTTTDTGEAATLSLDDLDTVEGDPERLRQMFENLFGNAVEHSLPPSQESADGTLETHGEHVSVSVGQLEDEASEDSSDASGGGFYVADDGPGIPVEDRETVFEHGYSTGSDGTGFGLSIVEEIVEAHGWSVSVTESAEGGARFEIRTAGDE, from the coding sequence ATGGATAGTGTGGGTCGTGGGAAAATTTCCGTTCTGCACGTGGACGACGAACCGGACGTGTCGGAGTTGGCCGCGACGTACCTCGAACGAGAGAGCGAAGACCTCGAAGTCACGACGGCGTCGTCTCCGAACGCCGCACTCGATGTCCTCGATACGGCGTCTATCGACTGTGTCGTCAGTGACTACGACATGCCCGAGATGGACGGGTTGGCCTTTCTCGACGCCGTCCGCGAGCAGTACCCCGACCTGCCGTTCATTCTCTTCACCGGCAAGGGGAGCGAGGAGATAGCCAGCGACGCCATCTCGGCAGGCGTCACCGACTACCTCCAGAAACAGGTCGGCACCGACCAGTACACGATGCTCGCCAACCGCGTTCGGAACGCGGTCGAACACTACCGGACCGAGAGCGCCCTGAGAGAGAGCGAAGAGCGGTACCGAACCGTCGTGGAACGGAGCCACGACGGTATCTACATCTACCAAGGCGAGCAGTTCATCTTCGTCAACGACCGAGCCTGCGAAATCAGCGGCTACGACGAGGACGAACTGTACGACATGAACATCTGGGCGCTGGTTCACGAGGACGACCACGCCCGAATCAAGAACATCGCCAAGAAACGAGCGATGGGCGAACATTCGCCCTCGACCTATGAGGCCCGCGTCGTCACCAAGAACGACGAGATTCGCCACTGCGAGTTCAGCGTCCAGTCGATAACGCACGACGGCGAACACGCGGTTCTCGGGTCGGTGCGCGACATCACCGAGCGACGACAAGCGGAACGACGGTTCAAGGCCCTCATCGACCAGTCCACCGACATCCTGACCGTCCTCGATGCTGACGGCGACATTCGTTACCGGAGCGGCGCTGTCGAAGAGTTGCTCGGATACGAACAGCAGGAACTCGTCGGCGAAAGCGCCTTCGGCTACATGCACCCCGAGGACCGCGACGCCGTCCGTGCAGAGTTCCAGCGTTGCTTGGAGAATCCCGACTACGAGGCCGAAGCGACGTACCGCTGGAAGCACAAAGACGGGTCGTGGCGCGTCCTCGAATCGAGAGCGCGGAACCACTTGGACGACCCGGCCATCGAAGGCATAGTCATCAACTCGCGTGACGTGACCGAGCGCCAGCAGGCCGAACAGTGGTATCAGGCACTCATCTCGAACTCGACGGATATCCTCACTGTCATCGACCCGGACGGGACGATTCGGTTCGAGAGCGACTCCGTCGAGTCGATTCTGGGCTACGACCCCGAGGAACTCGTCGGCGAGTCGGTGTTCGAGTATATCCATCCCGACGACCAAGAGACGGTGGTCGAAACTCTGCAATACGGTATCGAGAACCCAGAAAGCGACCACACGGCCACGTATCGCTGGCGACACGCCGACGGCGACTGGCGGATACTCGAATCACGCGGACAGAACCACTTAGACGACCCTGCAGTCGAGGGACTCGTTATCAACAGTCGCGACGTGACCGCGCGTCAGGAGGCGCAATCGGCGCTCGAAGCGGAGCGAAACCTCACGGATTCGGCGCTCGACGCGCTGGACAACATCTTCTTCGTCCTCTCGCCGGACGGGGAGTTCGTGCGCTGGTCGGACAAACTCAAAGAGACGACCGGCTACACCGCCGAGGAGATAGACGAACTGCCCGCCGAGACGTTCGTCCGGGACGAAGACAGCGAGCGCATCAGTTCGTTCATCGAAGCGGTCATCGACACCGGGCAGGCGAAAGTCGAAGTGGACCTCCTGACGAAAGGCGGCGAGACGATACCTCACGAATCGCACGGGGTGCGACTGACGGACGACGACGACGAACTCGTCGGCGTCTGTGGCATCGCCACGGACGTCACCGAGCGCAAGCGGCGCGAGCGCGACCTCGCGTTCTTCAAGCAGGCGGTCGAGCGCGTCGGTATCGGCGTGGGCATCTACGACGAGAGCGGCCGATTCGAGTACGTCAACGGCCACTACGCCGAACTGCTCGGAACGACGCGCGAGGAACTCCTCGGCACCGGCATCTGGGAGTTCGCCACGGAGTACGACCGAGACGACTACGAGGAGTTCTGGGACTCGTTCGAAGACGGCGAGACGCAGGTGTGCGAGACGAACTACAAGCGGTTCGACGGCGGCACCGTCCCCGGCGAGGGCGTGACGACGCGCACCGAGATTCACGGCGAGGCGTACAACATCGAGACGGTGCGGGACATCACCGAGCGCAAGGCGCGGGAACGAGAGTTACAGCGTCAGAACGACTACTTACAGGAGTTCGCCAGCATCGTCTCCCACGATTTGAAGAACCCGCTGAACGTCGCGGAAGGCCGGATGGGTCTCGCCAAGGAGACCGGCGACACGGAACACTTCGAGGCGGCAGAGCGTGCCCACGACCGAATCGGCCAGATAATCGACGACCTGCTGTTGCTCGCCCAGCAGGGCCAAGCCGTCGATAGCGAGGAGACGGTGGACGTAGAGCGCGTCTGCGAGGCGGCGTGGACGACTACGGACACGGGTGAGGCGGCGACGTTGTCACTAGACGACCTCGATACCGTCGAGGGAGACCCGGAGCGACTCAGACAGATGTTCGAGAATCTCTTCGGTAATGCCGTCGAACATAGCTTACCACCCAGTCAGGAGTCGGCCGACGGGACACTCGAAACGCACGGCGAACACGTCTCTGTCAGCGTCGGCCAGTTAGAGGACGAAGCGAGCGAAGACTCGTCGGACGCGTCCGGCGGTGGCTTCTACGTCGCCGACGACGGCCCGGGAATCCCGGTCGAGGACCGCGAGACCGTCTTCGAACACGGCTACTCGACGGGTAGCGACGGCACCGGATTCGGTCTGAGCATCGTCGAGGAAATCGTCGAAGCCCACGGGTGGAGCGTGAGCGTCACCGAGTCGGCCGAGGGCGGCGCGCGTTTCGAAATCAGGACTGCGGGAGACGAGTGA